The following proteins are encoded in a genomic region of Dyadobacter sp. UC 10:
- a CDS encoding DUF5018 domain-containing protein yields MLKYIKWIGAMLLTVSMLVSCKEDFPVDEDGLLITTRSQCYVSNFELLGPDFQTVRVENAVIDTTAQTINVKVFYGTDLKNLYPQFSLVTDAKLDPKITGKVDFSDLANPKQYTVVSGNRKIRKVYTVNLTVQQP; encoded by the coding sequence ATGCTAAAATATATCAAATGGATTGGAGCGATGCTACTGACCGTCAGTATGCTGGTATCCTGCAAAGAAGATTTCCCTGTGGATGAAGACGGGCTGCTGATTACCACCCGCAGCCAGTGTTATGTGAGTAACTTCGAGCTGCTCGGGCCTGATTTTCAAACGGTAAGAGTTGAGAATGCAGTGATTGACACCACTGCTCAGACGATCAACGTCAAGGTGTTTTATGGAACAGACCTGAAAAACCTGTACCCGCAATTCTCACTTGTAACTGATGCGAAGCTGGACCCAAAGATCACCGGAAAAGTCGATTTTTCGGATCTGGCAAATCCAAAGCAGTATACAGTTGTATCGGGTAACCGCAAAATCAGGAAAGTATACACGGTCAATCTTACAGTGCAACAACCGTAA
- a CDS encoding AraC family transcriptional regulator: protein MNSVTNQADVKDADPALQDYPLHDLGDAFFEIATIEDADTYFFKGLHRHDFYELLWFTDVRTDQFHYIDFNRFPIADNQVFLLLPGQVHSIEQRGKRGFLMAISKDFFEKEMGSDLLRLCNYSGNFAVVVPESGTQVLNTLLGLIKIEYDGARRPAILESYLRSWFLHCIELQKEISTASHTDPRLHTLIEFIETHYRKQRSADFYAKQLSISAKRLNELTRESFGKTISQMISERLILEAKREIGYIEKPIKEISYALGFSEPSYFTRFFGKQTGYAPLDFRKRIASLNN, encoded by the coding sequence ATGAATAGCGTAACAAATCAGGCAGATGTGAAGGATGCGGACCCGGCATTGCAGGACTATCCGCTCCACGACCTGGGTGATGCTTTCTTTGAAATAGCCACCATTGAGGATGCCGATACATATTTCTTCAAAGGCTTGCACCGGCATGATTTCTACGAATTGCTGTGGTTTACCGATGTCAGAACGGATCAGTTTCACTATATCGATTTCAATAGGTTTCCAATCGCCGACAACCAGGTATTCCTGCTTCTGCCGGGTCAGGTGCATAGCATAGAGCAACGCGGCAAACGCGGTTTTTTGATGGCTATTTCCAAAGATTTCTTCGAAAAGGAAATGGGTAGCGACCTGTTAAGGCTCTGCAACTATTCGGGCAACTTTGCCGTCGTGGTCCCTGAGAGCGGGACTCAGGTTTTAAATACATTACTTGGCCTGATCAAAATCGAATATGACGGTGCGCGGCGCCCGGCGATACTTGAGTCTTATCTTCGGAGCTGGTTCCTGCATTGTATCGAGCTGCAAAAAGAGATCAGTACCGCCTCTCACACCGACCCCCGCCTCCACACGCTGATCGAATTCATTGAAACACATTACCGAAAGCAACGCAGCGCCGATTTTTATGCAAAACAACTCTCTATCAGCGCCAAGCGCCTGAACGAACTGACCCGTGAATCGTTTGGCAAAACAATCAGCCAGATGATCAGTGAGCGCCTTATTCTGGAAGCCAAACGGGAGATCGGCTACATCGAAAAGCCGATCAAGGAAATCAGCTATGCGCTGGGTTTTTCGGAACCTTCGTATTTCACCAGGTTTTTCGGAAAACAGACAGGTTATGCCCCGCTGGATTTCAGAAAACGCATTGCGTCATTAAATAACTGA
- a CDS encoding SusC/RagA family TonB-linked outer membrane protein — MKKSSTRIRWVSLAVMSGIWLCPGFHIEAKSGTMTRAGREAKVAVTVTGKVTDEKGVGLPGVNVIEKGTSNGTTTNPDGDYTITVAGASSVLTFSFIGYISQEATVDNRTAITIQLAPEDKSLDEVVVVGYGTQKKVNVTGAVSAITIDDKITNRALSNVSSGLQGLVPGLAVNQNSGMAGRNNASLVIRGLGTVNNASPLVVVDGMPDVDVNRLNMNDIESVSILKDATSSSVYGSRAANGVILITTKSGKGQEKATINFSGNYGVQVPTRAYDFLADYPRTLTIHQRAAAVNTLRPNFNFKDGTIDQWMALGLIDPVAYPNTDWWDVIMRTGSVQNYNLSSSGGGDKSNFFISVGLMNEKGLQINNDYKRYNARFNYDYKIRKNINTGIKFNGNWSNLTYALEDGFTDDASTNTAGFDMQYAIPGILPYDPVTGYYGGVMAYNEDPQAYNPYTLYVNQLTRQNRQEANTSIYLDWTPIKGLTARIDYALNYFNQFRWNANTPNQSYNFQTNSFGSRVYVGANAGVGNFTNTGYKTLLNGRLNYNTTIAKNHELGAMFVYSEEYWYDRYQATSRNDRLHPSLSEVDAALTEIQSTGGNSSTEGLRSYIGRVNYAAFDRYLLEVNFRSDGSSKFLPGSQFGFFPSAAVGWRFTEESFINQYTNRFLTNGKIRASYGSLGNNSGVDRYEQQSTLAASNYMVSAGIVKGFINKKLVNRDLSWENTKVFNLGLDLGFLDNRLTAEIDYYDRLTTGMNRPSEMSILLTGAYDAPRKNIGNLRNRGVEGNLTWRDRKGAVNYTLGLNASFNRTNLEVWNEFLSRGYTFLNMPYHYLYTYQDAGIAQTWQDVYNATPQGASPGDILRKDINGDGRISDDDKVAYPKVQRDRPTTNFALNGNVSWRGIDLTFLLQGASGRKDYWINIYNNTSIGNQRYASTQAHWDNPWSVENRDGEWPRLNGNANREETTFWLDNLSYLRVKNIQLGYNLPVVLTKKLGISNFRIFASTENLATITKFRGLDPEKAGNKSDAYPLNKSYSVGINIGI, encoded by the coding sequence ATGAAAAAATCCTCTACGCGCATTCGGTGGGTTAGTCTCGCGGTCATGTCAGGAATATGGCTGTGTCCGGGCTTTCACATCGAAGCAAAAAGTGGCACGATGACACGCGCAGGTCGGGAAGCAAAAGTTGCCGTCACTGTTACCGGTAAGGTAACCGATGAAAAAGGTGTCGGCCTTCCTGGTGTGAATGTGATCGAAAAAGGTACCTCCAACGGAACGACCACCAATCCCGACGGAGACTACACAATTACGGTTGCCGGCGCCTCTTCGGTGCTTACTTTCAGTTTTATCGGCTACATTTCCCAGGAGGCAACAGTCGACAACCGCACTGCAATTACCATCCAGCTCGCGCCCGAAGACAAATCGCTGGACGAAGTGGTCGTAGTCGGTTACGGAACGCAGAAGAAAGTGAATGTGACCGGCGCAGTTTCGGCGATTACGATCGACGACAAAATTACCAATCGGGCGCTCAGCAATGTTTCTTCGGGTCTTCAGGGACTGGTTCCAGGTCTGGCGGTGAACCAGAATTCGGGTATGGCGGGCCGCAATAATGCGTCGCTTGTGATCCGCGGACTTGGTACTGTCAACAATGCCAGCCCGCTCGTGGTAGTCGACGGGATGCCGGATGTGGATGTCAACCGACTGAATATGAACGATATAGAGTCGGTTTCAATCCTGAAAGATGCGACTTCTTCTTCTGTTTATGGTTCGAGGGCGGCAAATGGTGTCATTTTGATCACCACCAAATCCGGGAAAGGCCAGGAAAAGGCAACCATCAACTTTTCGGGAAACTACGGCGTCCAGGTCCCGACCAGGGCTTATGACTTTCTTGCCGACTATCCGCGCACGCTTACGATTCACCAGCGGGCAGCTGCGGTGAATACATTGCGCCCGAACTTCAACTTCAAAGACGGTACGATTGACCAGTGGATGGCACTTGGTTTGATCGATCCGGTCGCCTATCCCAATACCGACTGGTGGGATGTGATCATGCGTACAGGTTCGGTGCAGAACTATAACCTTTCCTCGTCCGGCGGTGGCGACAAGTCCAACTTCTTTATCTCCGTTGGTTTAATGAACGAAAAGGGTTTGCAGATCAATAATGACTACAAACGCTATAATGCACGTTTCAACTACGATTATAAGATCAGGAAGAATATCAACACCGGTATCAAATTCAATGGTAACTGGTCGAACCTGACTTATGCGCTGGAAGACGGCTTTACAGACGATGCTTCCACCAACACAGCGGGATTTGATATGCAGTACGCTATTCCGGGTATTTTGCCTTACGATCCTGTTACCGGATATTATGGTGGCGTAATGGCCTACAATGAAGATCCTCAGGCCTATAATCCCTATACGCTTTATGTAAACCAGCTCACCAGGCAGAACCGTCAGGAAGCCAATACCAGCATTTATCTCGACTGGACGCCGATCAAAGGCCTGACTGCCCGCATCGATTACGCGCTCAACTACTTCAACCAGTTCCGCTGGAATGCAAATACGCCTAATCAATCGTACAACTTCCAGACCAATTCGTTCGGAAGCAGGGTGTATGTGGGCGCCAATGCCGGAGTAGGTAACTTTACGAATACAGGCTACAAAACCCTGCTGAACGGGCGTTTGAATTACAATACAACCATTGCCAAGAACCACGAATTGGGCGCAATGTTTGTGTACAGTGAAGAGTACTGGTACGATCGCTACCAGGCCACTTCGAGGAACGACAGACTTCATCCGTCTCTGAGCGAGGTCGATGCGGCGCTGACCGAGATTCAATCTACCGGCGGTAATTCTTCAACCGAAGGCTTGCGTTCTTACATCGGGCGCGTCAACTATGCAGCGTTTGACAGGTACCTGCTCGAAGTAAATTTCCGGTCGGATGGATCTTCGAAATTCCTTCCCGGCAGTCAGTTCGGATTTTTCCCCTCGGCGGCTGTGGGCTGGCGGTTTACAGAGGAATCATTCATTAACCAGTACACCAATCGTTTCCTGACCAATGGAAAGATCCGCGCTTCTTATGGAAGCCTCGGAAACAACAGCGGGGTAGATCGCTACGAACAGCAGTCAACGCTCGCTGCCAGCAACTATATGGTAAGTGCGGGAATTGTGAAGGGTTTTATCAACAAAAAACTGGTTAACAGAGATCTCTCCTGGGAAAATACCAAAGTCTTCAACCTGGGTCTTGACCTGGGCTTCCTGGATAACCGCCTCACCGCCGAGATCGACTATTACGACCGCCTTACTACCGGCATGAACCGGCCATCCGAAATGTCGATCCTGCTGACAGGGGCCTATGATGCGCCAAGGAAAAACATCGGAAACCTGCGCAACCGTGGCGTGGAAGGTAATCTTACCTGGCGTGACCGGAAGGGTGCAGTGAACTACACCCTCGGGTTAAATGCTTCTTTCAACCGGACCAACCTGGAAGTTTGGAATGAATTTCTGTCCAGAGGATATACATTTCTGAACATGCCTTACCATTACCTTTATACTTACCAGGATGCAGGTATCGCCCAAACCTGGCAGGATGTGTACAATGCAACCCCTCAGGGCGCGTCGCCGGGGGATATCCTGCGGAAGGATATCAACGGGGACGGCAGGATCTCGGATGATGATAAAGTGGCTTACCCAAAAGTGCAGCGCGACCGCCCTACTACCAACTTTGCCCTGAACGGTAATGTTTCCTGGCGTGGTATTGATCTGACATTCCTTTTACAGGGAGCTTCCGGTCGCAAGGATTACTGGATAAATATTTACAACAATACCAGCATTGGAAACCAGCGCTATGCATCTACGCAAGCGCACTGGGATAACCCCTGGTCTGTGGAGAACCGTGACGGTGAATGGCCGAGGCTGAACGGAAATGCAAACCGGGAAGAAACCACATTCTGGCTAGATAACCTTTCCTATCTGCGGGTAAAGAATATCCAGCTGGGATACAATCTTCCTGTAGTGCTGACGAAAAAGCTCGGCATTAGCAACTTCCGCATTTTTGCCTCGACAGAAAACCTGGCCACGATCACCAAGTTCCGCGGACTTGACCCGGAAAAAGCCGGCAACAAAAGCGATGCATATCCTTTGAACAAATCCTATTCAGTTGGTATCAACATAGGAATCTAA
- a CDS encoding alginate lyase family protein: MKKIAFTARLATCLALCFSVSAHAGTLFSGTAQQLRTDIVTSETNSYAAGPLQTFLLKPEFLKSSKDKIRKGDKQLQKALQELVAQADKALKAGPYSVTYKRKVPPSGDKHDYMSVGPYWWPDSTRADGLPYIRKDGQVNPERYTIKDADYHSSLCRDVYRLSLAWYFTGESKYSDHAAKLLRTWFLDEETKMNPNLNFGQAIPGRTNGRGIGIIDTRALAVLIDGVQLLKGSESLSATDYRGIQDWYKAFLTWMTTSPIGLDEADEHNNHGTWYDVQTVSMALFTEQPELARSILEQQTKKRISTQLDTSGAQPHELARTVSWNYSVMNLQGFFQLAALGDNVGIDLWNFKTPDGKSIRSAFEWLLPFAQKKKNWTYQQIKTIHYDGFFQTAKAVSHKYPDVDLSGLNTENTEGNGLLLLTNANL; the protein is encoded by the coding sequence ATGAAGAAAATTGCATTTACAGCCCGCCTCGCGACATGCCTGGCGTTGTGTTTCTCAGTCTCCGCGCATGCGGGTACGCTCTTTTCAGGCACTGCTCAGCAGCTAAGAACTGATATTGTCACATCAGAAACCAACAGCTATGCCGCCGGGCCGCTGCAAACTTTCCTGCTTAAGCCGGAATTTCTGAAATCGTCAAAAGATAAAATCCGGAAAGGCGACAAGCAGCTCCAAAAAGCGTTGCAGGAATTGGTCGCCCAGGCCGACAAGGCATTGAAGGCTGGGCCCTATTCGGTTACCTACAAAAGAAAAGTACCTCCAAGCGGCGATAAGCACGATTATATGAGCGTTGGTCCGTATTGGTGGCCGGATTCAACCAGGGCTGACGGACTTCCCTACATCAGAAAAGACGGGCAGGTGAATCCGGAAAGGTACACTATCAAAGATGCGGATTATCATTCAAGTCTCTGCCGGGATGTTTACCGGCTTTCGCTGGCCTGGTATTTCACAGGAGAAAGTAAATATTCCGACCATGCTGCGAAACTTTTGAGAACCTGGTTTTTGGACGAGGAGACAAAAATGAACCCCAACCTGAACTTCGGACAGGCAATACCCGGTCGCACCAATGGCAGGGGAATAGGTATCATCGACACCCGCGCGCTGGCGGTGCTGATTGACGGCGTACAGTTGCTAAAAGGTTCTGAAAGTTTGTCCGCGACTGATTATCGGGGTATTCAGGATTGGTATAAAGCATTTTTGACCTGGATGACAACAAGTCCGATTGGCTTGGATGAGGCCGACGAGCATAACAACCACGGTACCTGGTACGACGTCCAGACCGTTTCGATGGCGCTTTTCACAGAACAGCCTGAGCTAGCCAGGTCGATTTTGGAACAACAAACCAAAAAGCGGATCAGTACCCAGCTCGACACCAGCGGGGCGCAGCCGCATGAGCTCGCGCGCACGGTTTCCTGGAATTACTCGGTAATGAACCTGCAGGGTTTCTTTCAGCTGGCGGCATTAGGAGATAATGTGGGTATCGATCTTTGGAACTTTAAGACGCCGGATGGAAAAAGTATCAGATCCGCATTTGAATGGTTACTGCCTTTTGCCCAAAAGAAAAAAAACTGGACCTACCAGCAGATTAAAACCATTCATTATGATGGATTTTTTCAGACTGCCAAAGCGGTTTCACACAAATATCCTGATGTTGATTTGTCGGGGTTAAACACGGAAAATACAGAAGGAAATGGTCTCTTACTGCTCACCAATGCCAACCTCTAG
- a CDS encoding RagB/SusD family nutrient uptake outer membrane protein, translating into MKRIKHILSAITLAGIVFGASSCVEDLLQQDPTTELAANAFWKTEDDAIFALNGAYASVRPLFDRDYYLDGHGEYVRTRGTSATNENLRLGDAYHNGDYNPTGYGDNFDKMYRYLYGGVNRTNYVIRNVERMLLTAKPESIAKLEAIVGEARLLRGMVYFRLISMWGDVPYFTNIVEANSDVSALTRTPIGQVKDSIMADFTYAYEKLPAKAPGAGRAGKPAALAFRGKLQLYWACWNRFGWPELENFKPDANAATAAYTAAAADFNSVINDYGLVLFRNGEPGEIDSLGKAEKLPNYYYLFTPAANNDPEIIMGFTHGGIGTGQGEELMRDFAGRSHEGSQLWVAPRYEIADRYQSTVTGDFAPKMVPMNPVDAGARTALNSAVNPQSYKNRDYRMKASIMWDYEVSVGMISLKSTGWLPYIYKTWNQPVTIDGVKYTTYNTDGTNSGYVFRKFLRNYAGQGRSEGDYNFPVMRLADVYLMYAEASNAVKGPTAEAIALLNKIRRRGNLPALTAAKTAGADAFFAAIEQERIVELLGEGHRGFDLRRWRALERVWGAPYSEGVWRIDTHGANQQRYFQNVPERTYQQNYIFRIPPGERDRNPNLTQNTPWL; encoded by the coding sequence ATGAAAAGAATCAAACATATATTATCAGCTATCACCCTCGCCGGGATTGTTTTCGGTGCGAGCTCTTGCGTAGAAGACCTGCTCCAGCAGGATCCTACGACGGAACTGGCGGCAAACGCATTCTGGAAAACTGAAGACGATGCAATATTTGCATTGAACGGAGCCTACGCATCCGTGCGACCTTTGTTTGACAGGGATTATTATCTGGATGGGCACGGCGAATACGTGCGTACCCGCGGTACCAGTGCAACCAACGAAAATTTACGCCTCGGCGACGCTTATCACAACGGGGACTATAACCCAACCGGCTACGGCGATAATTTCGATAAAATGTACCGGTACCTGTATGGTGGTGTAAACCGGACAAACTATGTGATCAGGAATGTTGAGCGCATGTTGCTGACTGCCAAGCCAGAGTCGATAGCCAAGCTGGAAGCGATCGTAGGCGAGGCCAGGCTGCTCCGGGGAATGGTTTATTTCCGGCTTATTTCCATGTGGGGAGATGTGCCTTACTTTACCAACATTGTCGAAGCCAACTCGGACGTATCCGCATTGACGCGCACGCCGATCGGGCAGGTAAAGGATTCCATCATGGCGGATTTTACCTATGCTTATGAAAAACTTCCTGCAAAAGCGCCGGGGGCCGGGCGCGCAGGAAAGCCTGCCGCACTTGCATTCCGCGGAAAACTGCAGTTGTACTGGGCTTGCTGGAACCGGTTTGGCTGGCCCGAGCTGGAAAACTTCAAGCCTGATGCCAATGCGGCAACTGCTGCCTACACCGCCGCTGCTGCTGACTTTAACTCGGTGATCAACGATTATGGTCTGGTTTTGTTCCGCAACGGAGAGCCGGGAGAGATTGACTCACTGGGCAAGGCTGAGAAGCTGCCGAACTATTATTACCTGTTTACTCCGGCTGCAAATAACGATCCCGAAATCATCATGGGTTTCACGCACGGAGGTATTGGAACAGGGCAGGGGGAAGAGCTGATGCGCGATTTCGCCGGTCGTTCACACGAAGGGTCACAGCTTTGGGTAGCGCCGCGGTATGAGATCGCTGATCGCTATCAGTCTACGGTAACAGGTGATTTTGCCCCGAAAATGGTACCTATGAACCCAGTCGACGCGGGTGCCCGTACGGCGCTGAATTCTGCTGTAAATCCACAAAGCTACAAGAACCGGGACTACCGCATGAAAGCTTCCATCATGTGGGACTATGAAGTAAGTGTGGGTATGATTTCACTGAAATCCACGGGTTGGCTTCCATATATCTACAAAACCTGGAACCAGCCGGTTACCATTGATGGCGTAAAGTACACGACCTACAATACCGACGGTACCAACTCTGGCTACGTCTTCCGTAAGTTCCTGCGCAATTATGCCGGTCAGGGACGCAGCGAGGGGGATTACAACTTCCCGGTAATGCGCCTGGCGGATGTTTACCTGATGTACGCAGAAGCTTCCAATGCAGTAAAAGGTCCTACTGCTGAGGCGATTGCTTTGCTGAACAAGATACGGCGCCGCGGAAACCTCCCTGCGCTTACCGCTGCCAAAACAGCCGGGGCAGATGCATTTTTCGCAGCTATTGAGCAGGAGCGGATTGTTGAGCTTTTGGGTGAAGGCCACCGTGGGTTTGATCTCCGCAGATGGCGTGCATTGGAACGTGTATGGGGAGCGCCTTACAGCGAAGGGGTGTGGCGGATCGATACGCACGGTGCCAACCAGCAAAGGTATTTCCAGAACGTACCCGAGCGTACTTACCAGCAAAACTACATTTTCCGGATTCCGCCGGGCGAACGCGACCGCAATCCGAACCTGACCCAGAATACGCCCTGGTTGTAG
- a CDS encoding DUF4466 family protein — protein sequence MKHSYLYYFLVLIGLVSLSSCQEEEYAIPELKQELQNDVIKRTLGPNLVGLNIEFAYAMALPKSMGKLVSAEVEASIAGGESTFLENRSFYTNGSGEDVGIEVGSKSVNSGGKTTVAFTKDTSAATLRYSYRIPSTARGKEVSFKFSAQASNGQAVTYSMGPYKVAEMDMVLDLDVVDSSKAFISIEDMAVYSAADAAANASKIDLVYLYRSIPNITFSHGLVAPSAKTYLPGVNLPAGANRATKVQKVWNLRDFHLARLQFGVYIDDLDFQQLDIASAPDYAINMRAEAGVWVETQDGKYRAYVYVNSVSNDKKSARISIKRYLMK from the coding sequence ATGAAACATAGCTATTTATATTACTTCCTTGTTCTGATCGGACTGGTTTCGCTGTCTTCCTGTCAAGAGGAAGAATACGCAATACCGGAACTGAAACAGGAACTTCAAAACGATGTGATTAAAAGAACGCTCGGGCCAAACCTGGTCGGATTGAATATCGAGTTCGCTTATGCAATGGCGCTGCCAAAGTCTATGGGCAAGCTGGTCTCTGCAGAAGTGGAAGCAAGCATTGCAGGTGGAGAATCGACCTTCCTGGAAAACCGATCGTTTTACACCAATGGAAGCGGTGAGGACGTGGGTATCGAAGTAGGGAGTAAGTCGGTAAACAGCGGCGGGAAAACGACTGTGGCATTTACCAAAGATACGTCTGCGGCCACGCTTCGCTATTCCTACCGCATACCATCTACTGCGAGAGGAAAAGAGGTTTCATTCAAATTCTCTGCCCAGGCCAGCAACGGCCAGGCGGTTACCTATTCCATGGGGCCTTACAAGGTCGCCGAAATGGACATGGTGCTCGATCTTGATGTTGTGGATAGCTCCAAAGCATTCATCTCGATTGAAGATATGGCCGTTTACAGCGCGGCGGATGCAGCTGCAAATGCATCTAAAATCGATCTGGTGTATTTGTACCGTTCTATTCCAAATATTACTTTTTCGCACGGACTTGTTGCGCCTTCTGCCAAAACTTACCTGCCTGGCGTGAACCTGCCGGCTGGTGCGAACCGGGCTACCAAAGTACAAAAGGTCTGGAACCTGCGCGATTTTCACCTGGCAAGGTTGCAGTTTGGCGTATATATTGATGACCTGGATTTTCAGCAGCTCGATATTGCTTCGGCGCCTGATTATGCGATTAATATGCGCGCAGAAGCTGGCGTGTGGGTGGAAACGCAGGATGGAAAGTACCGCGCGTACGTCTATGTGAATTCGGTTAGTAACGATAAAAAAAGCGCCAGGATCAGTATTAAACGCTACCTGATGAAATAG
- a CDS encoding PepSY-associated TM helix domain-containing protein, which yields MDLRKYNIYFHTHTISGIIIAAILYVIFFAGSFSFFKDDISAWQKGKSIVAQHPVQKFNPVIDSLAGKHNLLGRNFDFYVQRQGQGTYVSMTASSDTTVTKPKPKPKREGKRKGRGRRGGDDDSAYFLYSFTDQKAAGDYSEAYDMGEFLYRLHFLAQLNQVFPFDIGTPFGYLIAGIVSFLFLFALITGLLLHWDKIKSNFFVFRPVSKWKTVWTDMHTVLGVIGFPFQLVFAVTGVVLIVNYVILAPFTDLLYEGNSDKLYESLQYNRSMTAEYTYKPMKAGFDLDAFVSEWQNKWKGSEITRVAIRNYMDESMQVSVESKPNPETNFAGSGLVHVEVASGKMLAQKSPVDGGNYIDGVKSLVFHLHFGDFGGKPLRIVFFILGLMGCAVIISGILIWFVARDKVATEAHKRKFNFWASNVFLAACLSMLPVTAFTFIMLKVLPKVDQSAIYHTYFYSWLILSLYFIIRRNFPLMNRQTLLLSVVLCLGVPLANGISTGLWMWTTWQQGAFDIFFIDALFLVLSACCAFAYRRVKLEAKPFKVLEKKKGRAALGVGV from the coding sequence ATGGATCTTAGGAAATACAACATCTATTTTCATACCCACACGATCAGCGGGATCATCATTGCTGCGATATTGTATGTGATCTTTTTCGCGGGGTCTTTTTCTTTTTTTAAGGATGATATTTCAGCCTGGCAAAAAGGGAAATCGATCGTCGCGCAGCATCCGGTACAAAAGTTCAATCCCGTTATCGATTCGCTGGCTGGCAAGCACAACCTGCTGGGCCGTAATTTTGATTTTTATGTTCAGCGGCAGGGTCAGGGGACTTACGTGAGTATGACCGCTTCTTCGGATACCACCGTTACCAAGCCAAAGCCAAAGCCGAAAAGGGAAGGCAAGCGAAAAGGAAGGGGCAGAAGGGGCGGCGATGACGATTCGGCTTATTTTCTGTACAGCTTTACCGATCAGAAGGCCGCCGGGGATTATTCCGAGGCTTATGATATGGGCGAGTTCCTGTACCGTCTGCATTTCCTTGCCCAGCTCAATCAGGTATTTCCCTTCGATATCGGTACACCCTTTGGCTATCTGATCGCCGGTATCGTCTCGTTTCTGTTCCTTTTTGCATTGATTACTGGTTTGCTGCTGCATTGGGACAAGATCAAATCAAACTTCTTTGTGTTCAGGCCCGTCAGTAAATGGAAGACGGTCTGGACGGACATGCATACTGTACTGGGTGTGATCGGATTCCCTTTTCAGCTCGTTTTCGCCGTGACCGGCGTGGTGCTGATCGTCAACTATGTGATCCTGGCGCCATTCACCGACCTGCTTTACGAGGGAAATTCGGACAAACTCTATGAAAGTCTGCAATACAACCGCAGTATGACCGCTGAATACACTTACAAGCCCATGAAAGCCGGTTTTGACCTGGATGCATTTGTATCTGAATGGCAAAATAAATGGAAGGGAAGCGAGATCACCCGCGTGGCGATCCGTAATTATATGGATGAAAGTATGCAGGTCAGCGTGGAGTCGAAGCCCAACCCGGAAACTAACTTTGCCGGATCGGGACTGGTGCACGTAGAAGTAGCTTCTGGTAAAATGCTGGCGCAAAAGTCGCCTGTCGACGGAGGCAATTATATCGATGGCGTGAAAAGCCTCGTATTTCACCTGCATTTCGGCGATTTCGGTGGCAAGCCGCTGCGTATTGTGTTCTTTATTTTAGGTTTAATGGGCTGCGCGGTGATCATTTCGGGCATTCTGATCTGGTTTGTGGCCCGCGATAAGGTGGCAACCGAGGCGCATAAGCGCAAGTTCAACTTCTGGGCCAGCAATGTGTTCCTTGCGGCTTGCCTGAGCATGTTACCCGTGACTGCATTTACATTCATTATGCTGAAAGTGCTGCCCAAAGTAGACCAGTCGGCCATTTACCATACCTACTTTTACAGCTGGCTGATTCTGTCGCTATATTTCATCATCCGAAGGAACTTCCCGCTCATGAACCGCCAGACGCTGCTTTTGTCGGTTGTACTATGCCTGGGTGTGCCTCTTGCCAATGGTATCTCTACGGGACTTTGGATGTGGACAACCTGGCAGCAGGGTGCATTCGATATTTTCTTCATCGACGCACTGTTCCTGGTGCTGTCGGCCTGCTGTGCCTTTGCCTATCGCCGCGTAAAGCTGGAAGCGAAGCCTTTCAAGGTTTTAGAGAAGAAAAAGGGGAGAGCTGCACTTGGGGTTGGGGTGTAG